In Cyanobacteria bacterium FACHB-DQ100, one DNA window encodes the following:
- a CDS encoding argininosuccinate synthase, with amino-acid sequence MGRAKKVVLAYSGGVDTSVCIPYLKHEWGVEEVITLAADLGQGDELEPIREKALASGASVSLVADAKVNFIKDYAFPAIQANALYENRYPLSTALARPLIAKLLVDAAAEYGADAVAHGCTGKGNDQVRFDVSIAALNPDLKVLAPAREWGMSREETIAYGERFGIASPVKKKSPYSIDRNLLGRSIEAGPLEDPWTEPLEEIYAMTKSIENTPNEPDYVEIGFEMGIPVSLDGRSLNSIDLITELNERVGNHGIGRIDMVENRLVGIKSREIYETPALLVLIQAHRDLESLTLTADVTHYKRGIEETYSQMIYNGLWYSPLKSALDAFVQKTQEKVSGTVRVKLFKGNSSIVGRKSENSLYTPDLATYGSEDQFDHKAAEGFIYVWGLPTRVWSQQHRK; translated from the coding sequence ATGGGTCGTGCGAAGAAAGTTGTGCTGGCTTATTCAGGCGGGGTCGATACTTCCGTTTGTATTCCATACCTCAAGCACGAGTGGGGAGTCGAAGAAGTCATCACTTTGGCTGCGGATTTGGGACAGGGGGATGAGTTGGAGCCGATTCGCGAGAAAGCGCTGGCTTCGGGCGCATCCGTATCGCTGGTGGCAGATGCAAAGGTCAACTTTATCAAGGATTACGCATTTCCGGCGATTCAGGCAAATGCCCTGTATGAAAACCGCTATCCGCTCTCGACTGCGTTAGCGCGTCCCCTGATTGCCAAACTGCTAGTAGATGCCGCCGCAGAATATGGAGCCGATGCCGTAGCACATGGTTGTACCGGAAAAGGAAATGATCAGGTGCGGTTTGATGTGTCGATCGCTGCCCTCAATCCCGATCTGAAAGTTCTCGCTCCAGCAAGAGAATGGGGCATGAGCCGCGAGGAAACGATCGCCTACGGAGAGCGCTTTGGGATTGCATCTCCGGTGAAGAAGAAGTCGCCTTATAGTATCGATCGCAATTTACTCGGTCGCAGTATCGAAGCAGGCCCGCTCGAAGATCCTTGGACAGAACCGCTCGAAGAAATCTACGCGATGACCAAATCGATCGAGAACACGCCGAATGAGCCAGATTACGTCGAAATCGGCTTTGAGATGGGGATTCCTGTGAGCTTGGATGGACGGTCGCTCAACTCGATCGATCTAATCACCGAACTGAATGAGCGCGTTGGCAATCACGGCATCGGACGGATCGATATGGTCGAAAACCGCTTGGTCGGAATTAAGTCGCGGGAAATCTACGAAACGCCTGCGTTGTTGGTATTGATTCAGGCGCATCGAGATCTAGAAAGTCTGACCTTGACCGCAGATGTAACACACTACAAGCGCGGTATCGAAGAAACCTACTCGCAGATGATTTATAACGGCTTGTGGTACAGTCCGCTTAAGTCGGCGCTAGATGCGTTTGTGCAGAAGACGCAAGAGAAAGTGAGCGGTACGGTTCGGGTGAAATTGTTTAAGGGCAATTCGTCGATCGTCGGTCGCAAGTCCGAAAATTCGCTGTACACGCCCGATTTGGCAACTTACGGGTCAGAAGATCAGTTTGATCACAAAGCGGCGGAAGGATTTATTTACGTCTGGGGACTGCCGACTCGCGTTTGGTCGCAGCAACACCGCAAGTAA
- a CDS encoding type II toxin-antitoxin system HigB family toxin, protein MHVITRKRLNEFAKLHPDTKTALAQWYKAVKQGEFASFLELRERFPSADQVGKLTIFNIGGNKVRLIAAIHYNRQKIYIRAVLTHAEYDEERWKE, encoded by the coding sequence ATGCACGTCATTACCCGTAAACGGCTTAATGAGTTTGCAAAGCTTCATCCAGATACAAAAACCGCTCTTGCTCAGTGGTACAAAGCTGTCAAACAAGGCGAATTTGCTTCGTTTCTAGAACTCCGTGAGCGATTTCCGTCTGCTGATCAAGTCGGAAAACTCACCATCTTTAACATTGGAGGAAATAAGGTTCGACTGATTGCCGCTATTCATTACAATCGCCAGAAGATTTACATTCGGGCTGTCCTAACTCACGCAGAATATGATGAAGAGAGGTGGAAAGAGTAA
- a CDS encoding glycosyltransferase, with translation MFLSVVIPTYNRKPILEKCLRALECQQFSEYEVVVVDDGSIDGTVEWLRSNAADFPHVRLFCRNHQGAAAARNYGVEQAKGDTIVFIDSDLVVTDVFLRSHVEALVQAQKELGNDRVFTYGRVINTANFNDPTSEPYKLTDFSAAYFATGNVAIARHWLIKAGLFDTGFKQYGWEDLELGVRLKNLGLKLIKCPEAVGYHWHPAFSLDQIPRLIDVELQRGRMGVVFYQKHPTWDVRMMIQMTWIHRILWGMLSLGGLLNERTLAPVMRSLIKQGKPQLAEQVARIFLNWYNVKGVYAAYAEVQHKH, from the coding sequence GTGTTTTTGAGTGTTGTGATTCCGACCTACAACCGTAAACCGATTTTAGAAAAGTGCCTCCGAGCGCTCGAATGTCAGCAGTTTTCCGAGTATGAGGTGGTTGTCGTCGATGATGGCTCGATCGATGGCACAGTGGAATGGTTGAGATCGAATGCGGCTGATTTTCCGCATGTTCGCCTCTTTTGTCGGAATCATCAGGGTGCGGCGGCAGCACGAAATTACGGAGTCGAACAAGCAAAAGGTGACACGATCGTTTTTATTGATAGTGATTTAGTGGTAACGGATGTGTTTCTACGATCGCACGTTGAAGCCTTAGTTCAAGCACAGAAGGAATTAGGGAACGATCGAGTGTTCACTTATGGTCGTGTGATTAATACAGCAAATTTCAATGATCCCACCTCTGAGCCGTATAAGTTAACTGACTTTTCTGCGGCTTATTTTGCGACGGGGAATGTTGCGATCGCGCGTCATTGGCTAATCAAGGCGGGATTATTTGATACAGGATTCAAACAATACGGTTGGGAAGATCTAGAACTCGGTGTACGGCTGAAGAACTTAGGATTAAAGCTCATTAAATGCCCGGAAGCTGTGGGATATCATTGGCATCCTGCGTTCTCTTTAGATCAAATTCCCCGCTTAATCGATGTTGAATTACAACGGGGTCGAATGGGAGTTGTGTTTTATCAGAAACATCCAACTTGGGATGTGCGAATGATGATTCAAATGACCTGGATTCACCGAATCCTGTGGGGCATGTTATCGCTGGGTGGATTGTTGAATGAGAGAACACTTGCGCCTGTGATGCGATCACTAATCAAACAAGGCAAACCTCAACTTGCAGAACAAGTCGCCCGCATTTTCTTAAATTGGTACAACGTCAAAGGTGTTTATGCGGCTTATGCCGAAGTTCAGCACAAGCACTAA
- a CDS encoding CHAT domain-containing protein: MNSAASPRKILILASNPKNTSHLRLDEEVREINEGLNRAKHRDQFELIQKWAVRSRDIHRALLDVVPNIVHFSGHGAGENGLVFEDESGQQKFVTKDALSGLFELFADQVECVVLNGCYSKVQAESIAQHIPYVIGMQQAIGDRAAISFAVGFYDALGAGRSFDFSYRLGCYAIQVEGIPEHLTPVLINKRNIEFESSIKQRIERKLKLPFFDNIIRLVQQRIESLSDRQIAYYVAILVSGIEERFALRDVEDFSDEKAFTFWFLMKVLLRLDLSRQSKIINYIEKQEYEHENLTMLAAYDLIEAAGGVLGEHYYQDGESKVPLDAGWELLGQVFSNDDFFAVVNTSLEDIEPPH; this comes from the coding sequence ATGAATAGCGCTGCTTCACCTCGAAAGATTTTAATTTTGGCTTCTAATCCAAAAAATACCTCACATTTGCGTTTAGATGAAGAAGTAAGAGAAATTAACGAGGGACTAAATCGAGCAAAGCATCGTGATCAGTTTGAATTGATTCAGAAGTGGGCAGTACGTTCAAGAGACATTCATCGTGCTTTATTGGATGTAGTTCCAAATATTGTGCATTTCTCAGGGCATGGTGCGGGAGAGAATGGCTTAGTTTTCGAGGATGAATCAGGACAGCAAAAATTCGTCACAAAAGATGCTCTATCTGGGCTATTTGAATTGTTTGCTGACCAAGTAGAGTGTGTAGTTTTAAACGGCTGTTATTCTAAAGTCCAAGCGGAAAGCATTGCTCAACATATTCCATACGTGATTGGAATGCAGCAAGCAATTGGCGACAGAGCAGCAATTTCATTCGCTGTTGGTTTTTATGACGCTTTGGGAGCAGGTCGCTCTTTTGACTTCTCATACAGATTGGGTTGCTATGCTATTCAAGTCGAAGGTATCCCAGAGCATTTGACACCAGTACTAATTAATAAGAGAAATATAGAATTTGAATCTTCAATCAAGCAGCGAATAGAAAGAAAATTAAAGCTACCTTTTTTTGACAACATAATTAGACTTGTTCAACAGCGTATTGAATCGCTGTCAGATAGGCAAATAGCTTACTATGTGGCAATCCTTGTGTCAGGAATCGAGGAACGTTTTGCTTTGCGAGATGTAGAAGATTTTTCAGATGAAAAAGCCTTCACTTTCTGGTTTCTTATGAAGGTACTATTACGATTAGATTTGTCACGACAAAGCAAGATCATCAACTATATTGAGAAGCAAGAGTATGAACACGAGAATCTCACCATGCTTGCTGCTTATGACCTAATAGAAGCAGCAGGCGGTGTTTTGGGTGAACATTACTATCAAGATGGTGAGAGTAAAGTGCCGTTGGATGCAGGATGGGAATTACTTGGTCAAGTGTTTAGTAATGATGATTTTTTTGCTGTTGTGAATACTTCATTAGAAGATATCGAACCGCCTCATTAA
- a CDS encoding TspO/MBR family protein, with product MLPSWLVIGVVTFLIALGSSILRPKDIKWFNRLQRPRWLTFEKAIPLIWTIVFICGAWSAYIVWEKTQNWGLMAFYALIEVTIVAYSPVLLWTRSLRNGTIVGGLGFVLGLFLAFQVLSISGTAALLLLPYLIWSPIGTYTTWEMGKLNPESF from the coding sequence ATGCTTCCCTCTTGGTTAGTTATTGGTGTTGTCACTTTCCTAATTGCATTAGGAAGCAGCATTCTTCGCCCCAAAGATATCAAATGGTTCAATCGATTGCAGCGCCCTAGATGGCTGACGTTTGAGAAAGCGATTCCGTTGATTTGGACGATCGTTTTTATCTGCGGCGCTTGGTCAGCTTACATCGTCTGGGAAAAGACCCAAAACTGGGGATTAATGGCATTCTATGCATTGATTGAAGTCACGATCGTTGCCTATTCTCCGGTGCTGTTGTGGACAAGAAGCTTACGGAATGGCACGATCGTCGGTGGATTAGGCTTTGTCTTGGGACTGTTTTTAGCGTTTCAAGTTTTATCAATCTCCGGCACAGCAGCGCTCTTACTCTTGCCTTATTTGATTTGGAGTCCGATCGGAACCTACACCACCTGGGAAATGGGAAAACTCAACCCCGAATCGTTCTAA